GGCTCCGCACCTAGCGGGGAGGCATGCGTAAGGCCCCATCCAGGCGGATGGTCTCCCCATTCAGATACGGGTTGCGGACGATGGCCTCCACCAGCATGGCATACTCCTCGGGGGTACCCAGCCGCCTGGGGAAGGGCACGTTCTGCTCCAGGGCCTGCCGCTGAGGCTCGGGCAGGAGCCCCAAAAGCGGGGTGTCGAAGACGCCGGGGGCTATGGTCACTACCCGGATGCCCAATCCGGCCAGGTCTCGTGCCGCTGGCAGGGTGAGGCCCACCACCCCCGCCTTGGAGGCGGCATAGGCCACTTGCCCCACCTGCCCCTCAAAGGCAGCTACCGAGGCGGTATTGATGATGACCCCTCGCTCGCCCGTGGGCAGGGGGTCCAGACCCGCCATGGCCGCCGCCGCCAGACGCCGGACGTTGAAGGTGCCCACCAGGTTCACCTCGATGACCTTGCGGAAATGGTCCAGCCTGTGGGGGGTGCCATCGCGACCCACCACCCTGGAGGCCCAGCCGATGCCAGCACAGTTGACCACCACCCTTAGGGGGCCTAGCTCCTGGGCCCGCTGCACTGCCCTGGCCACGGCGTCCTCGTCGGTCACGTCCGCCTGGGCGAAGGCAGCCGCCGCGCCCAGCTCCGCCGCCAGGGCCTCACCACGCTGGACGTTCAGGTCCAGGATGAGGGCCTTGGCTCCTGCGGACACCAGACGGCGGACGGTGGCCTCCCCCAGCCCCGAGGCGCCACCAGTCACCAGGGCTACCACGCCTTCTACGTCCATCTCCCTACCTCCTGATGGTGTCCGAGGCCAATGTAGGGTCGGCGCGGGGTTGGGTCAAGCGCCGTTGCGCCTGGGTAGCCCTCTTGCTAAACTCCCCATCGGTGCTCCCCCTTAGCGGCGTGCGCGTCCTGGCCTTGGAGCAAGCGGTGGCCGTGCCTCTGGCCACCCGCCACCTGGCGGATATGGGGGCGGAGGTCATCAAGTTGGAGCGCCCAGGTAGTGGCGACTTCGCCCGCAGCTACGATAGCCTAGTAAAGGGCCAAAGCACCTACTTCGTCTGGATCAACCGCGGCAAGAAGAGCGTCACCATCCAGCTGAAGCACCCCAAAGGGCGAGAGTTGGTGCGGGCCCTGGCCCGCCAGGCGGATGTATTTGTCCAGAACTTGGCCCCTGGGGCAGCGGAGAGGCTAGGCCTGGGAGGGCAGGAGCTCCTCGCCCTCAACCCCCGCCTCATCTATTGTTCCCTCACCGGATATGGCAGCTCGGGCCCCTACCGGGACAAGAAGGCCTATGACCTACTCCTGCAGGGAGAGGTGGGGGTCATCTCCACCACCGGCACGCCAGAGGCCCCAGCCAAGGTAGGAATATCCATCGTCGATATCGCGGGCGGCATGTATGTGCTCAACGGCATCCTCCTCGCCCTGCTGGAAAGGGAGCGGACGGGGAGGGGCAGGGTGCTGGAGGTCTCCCTCTTCGATGCCATCGCTGAATGGATGCACGTGCCCCTTTTATACGTGATGCATACGGGTAGGCCCTTCCCACGGGCCGGTCAGCGGCACAATATGATCGTCCCCTATGGCCCCTACCGCTGTGGCCAGGAGGGGAGCGTCAATCTGGCCATCCAGAACCAGGAAGAGTGGCGACGCTTCTGCGCCGTGGTGCTGGAGGAGCCAGAACTGGCCGACGACCCCCGCTACGCCGACAACCAGAGGCGGGTGATGCACAGGGAGACCCTGGAGGCCCACATCGAGGAGCGGTTCGCATCCCTGGGGATATCGGAGGTGGTGCGCCGCCTGGAGGAGGCCGAGGTCCCCTATGGCCTGGTGCGCGACGTCACCGACCTGCCCCGTCATCCCCAGCTGGCGGCCCGCGGCCGCTGGCTGGAGGTGGGCAGCCCCGGCGGCCCTATCACTATGCTCCGCTTCCCCATTGAGGCACCGGGCTGGGAGCAGGAGCCTAGTCGCATTCCCGCCCTGGGCGAACATACGCGGGAGGTCCTCTCACGGCTGGGCCTCTCCCCGGAGGAGCTGGACGCCCTGGCCGAGGAAGGGGTCATCTAGCTGAGGGGCGAAGCCCGCTGTCGCTCCTCCTCTAGCCAGCGTTGGAACTCCCCCGCTGGGTCAGGGGTGCCCAGGGCCAAGGCAGCGGTGCGCCGGCTATGGATGCCAGCGGCCACCAGGCGGGCCTCGTCCTCTGCCAAACGCGAGCGGTCCTGGGGAAGCACGGGATCCCAACTCACCTGCAAGCGCAGGGAGGAGAAGGGGCGCCCCATATACCTCTCTAGTAGGCGCAGGACCATGATGGTCCGCTCCTTGATGGCCGCCGTGCGGATGAGCCGCTTCCTCTGCACCTTCTTGATCAACGGGTCCATCTCCATCTGGAGGGCGATTCCCGAAAGGGCACGTTGGTTATCGCCAAAGGCGGTGCGGGGCGTCTCCGAAAGGTCGTGCAGGACACGGAACAGGAGGTTCACATAGTCCACGTGCAGACCCACTCCTCCCCCCTGCAACAGGTCCAGGAGGTAGGCACGGGCCCGCTCCGGCAGCTCCCACACCGCCCCCGGCTGGACGACGATGTCCCGCGCCTCGGTGACGTTCTCCAGGACAGCGATGGGGTTGCCGGAAAGCTCCAGGATCATGGAGAGCTGGCTCATGGCGCGGTTCAGCTCTTGGGCCACCTCCTTTATGGCCACGATGTCAGACGTGCCCCAGAACTGTTTGGGCTCCCGCAGGTTGGGGTAGATGACGAATGGGATGAACCCATAGGGGTTAGGCCGTTCCTCCACTACATCATCGTCCACCCACAATTGGAAGGCGTCTTGGGTCCACACCTCCACCACCGTGTGGGAGGTGGACCGCAGGAGCGAGGGGCGGATGAAGGGAGGCCTCCGTCCGTCCTCCGAAGAGGGAAGGTGAGGATAGAGCAGGGCCACCTCCTCAGCGGTGAGGGTGTAGCGGAGGGCCACCCGCCAGATGCGGCTCACATCGTCCCCTAGCCACCAAACGTAGAGGCCCTGCACGTCAGGGGTGGCGATGCGCACCGTCCCCTCCCGCGGGTCCCACGTCACCTTGTAGCAGGCGTCCCCCAGGACGGAGCAGTCGATCTCGTTGTCCAGGTCCAGCTGGTCCAGGCGGTTGGCCTCGTGGACCTCCTGGAGGGCCCGTTGGGCCTCCATGGCCAGGGCCTCCCCTTCTGGGCCCTCCTGCCCCGGCAGGACGTGCACCCGCATGCCCTGCA
This is a stretch of genomic DNA from Dehalococcoidia bacterium. It encodes these proteins:
- a CDS encoding SDR family NAD(P)-dependent oxidoreductase, which codes for MDVEGVVALVTGGASGLGEATVRRLVSAGAKALILDLNVQRGEALAAELGAAAAFAQADVTDEDAVARAVQRAQELGPLRVVVNCAGIGWASRVVGRDGTPHRLDHFRKVIEVNLVGTFNVRRLAAAAMAGLDPLPTGERGVIINTASVAAFEGQVGQVAYAASKAGVVGLTLPAARDLAGLGIRVVTIAPGVFDTPLLGLLPEPQRQALEQNVPFPRRLGTPEEYAMLVEAIVRNPYLNGETIRLDGALRMPPR
- a CDS encoding CaiB/BaiF CoA-transferase family protein, coding for MSEANVGSARGWVKRRCAWVALLLNSPSVLPLSGVRVLALEQAVAVPLATRHLADMGAEVIKLERPGSGDFARSYDSLVKGQSTYFVWINRGKKSVTIQLKHPKGRELVRALARQADVFVQNLAPGAAERLGLGGQELLALNPRLIYCSLTGYGSSGPYRDKKAYDLLLQGEVGVISTTGTPEAPAKVGISIVDIAGGMYVLNGILLALLERERTGRGRVLEVSLFDAIAEWMHVPLLYVMHTGRPFPRAGQRHNMIVPYGPYRCGQEGSVNLAIQNQEEWRRFCAVVLEEPELADDPRYADNQRRVMHRETLEAHIEERFASLGISEVVRRLEEAEVPYGLVRDVTDLPRHPQLAARGRWLEVGSPGGPITMLRFPIEAPGWEQEPSRIPALGEHTREVLSRLGLSPEELDALAEEGVI
- a CDS encoding phage portal protein — its product is MVSTTESLPRQLARMDLDRLRAYQDYLDFYRGHQWEGASGRGRRLTFNYAKAIIDKTAAYVMQGMRVHVLPGQEGPEGEALAMEAQRALQEVHEANRLDQLDLDNEIDCSVLGDACYKVTWDPREGTVRIATPDVQGLYVWWLGDDVSRIWRVALRYTLTAEEVALLYPHLPSSEDGRRPPFIRPSLLRSTSHTVVEVWTQDAFQLWVDDDVVEERPNPYGFIPFVIYPNLREPKQFWGTSDIVAIKEVAQELNRAMSQLSMILELSGNPIAVLENVTEARDIVVQPGAVWELPERARAYLLDLLQGGGVGLHVDYVNLLFRVLHDLSETPRTAFGDNQRALSGIALQMEMDPLIKKVQRKRLIRTAAIKERTIMVLRLLERYMGRPFSSLRLQVSWDPVLPQDRSRLAEDEARLVAAGIHSRRTAALALGTPDPAGEFQRWLEEERQRASPLS